The Paracoccus liaowanqingii genome window below encodes:
- a CDS encoding SPOR domain-containing protein: MAVMDFREGGYVFSRHKVKREFSYDQAGWNGQAEAGQGTAPAPTDADGLSARLARVTHYVGAVASVALMVGLLAWGWQMVSRDVSGVPIIRAIEGEARTTAENPGGQLTNHTGLAVNSVAGGQAMTPAQEVAIAPAPVDLSEDDVAMGELGALAREPSNPSETPLTFAGEPIVPLSDSEARALAAATEAAAAERALADQAVNEAAIIDAPASEGPVTEVVTDENGVPAQAAAIAEALAQAQAEADPGMLVASTRPTPRPRVTRVSAAPAAAAAQPAVVQTAAAEAPAARPATPEAAPAPEPAPVAASSSAGGPVVQVGAFDSNAIATGEWQRLAGRNGGLFSGKSPVIQEHQSNGRTFWRLRVAGFGTLSEARQFCSALQSSGTDCLALGG; this comes from the coding sequence ATGGCAGTGATGGATTTCCGCGAAGGCGGCTATGTGTTCTCGCGTCACAAGGTGAAGCGCGAATTCTCTTACGATCAGGCGGGCTGGAACGGCCAGGCCGAGGCGGGGCAGGGCACCGCCCCGGCGCCGACCGACGCCGACGGGCTGTCGGCGCGCCTGGCACGGGTGACGCATTATGTCGGCGCCGTGGCCTCGGTCGCGCTGATGGTCGGCCTGCTGGCCTGGGGCTGGCAGATGGTGTCGCGCGACGTGTCGGGCGTGCCGATCATCCGCGCCATCGAGGGCGAGGCCCGGACCACCGCCGAGAACCCTGGCGGCCAGCTGACCAACCACACGGGGCTGGCGGTGAACTCGGTCGCGGGCGGTCAGGCGATGACCCCGGCACAAGAGGTCGCCATCGCCCCGGCTCCGGTCGACCTGTCCGAGGATGACGTCGCGATGGGCGAACTGGGTGCTTTGGCCCGCGAACCCTCGAACCCGTCCGAGACGCCCCTGACCTTCGCGGGCGAACCGATCGTGCCGCTGTCCGACAGCGAGGCCCGCGCCCTGGCCGCCGCGACCGAGGCCGCCGCCGCCGAGCGTGCGCTGGCCGATCAGGCCGTGAACGAGGCCGCCATCATCGACGCCCCCGCCAGCGAGGGCCCGGTGACCGAGGTCGTGACCGACGAGAACGGCGTGCCCGCCCAGGCCGCCGCCATCGCCGAGGCGTTGGCCCAGGCCCAGGCCGAGGCGGATCCCGGCATGCTGGTTGCCTCGACCCGGCCCACGCCGCGTCCGCGCGTGACCCGCGTCTCGGCCGCTCCGGCCGCCGCCGCCGCCCAGCCCGCGGTCGTGCAGACCGCCGCCGCCGAGGCGCCCGCCGCCCGGCCCGCCACCCCGGAGGCGGCCCCCGCCCCGGAGCCCGCGCCGGTCGCGGCCAGCAGCAGTGCCGGCGGCCCGGTCGTGCAGGTCGGCGCCTTCGACAGCAACGCCATCGCCACGGGCGAATGGCAGCGGCTGGCGGGGCGCAATGGCGGCCTGTTCTCGGGCAAGTCGCCGGTCATCCAGGAACACCAGTCGAACGGCCGCACCTTCTGGCGGCTGCGGGTCGCGGGCTTCGGCACGCTGTCCGAGGCGCGGCAGTTCTGCTCGGCGCTGCAATCCTCGGGGACGGACTGCCTGGCGCTTGGCGGCTGA
- a CDS encoding cation:proton antiporter, whose translation MDREMVPGLSPVQVVALVGVLGVGAQWLAWRFKLPAIVLMLGIGLLVGPVFGLFLPDRDLGPIYRPLIAVAVAIILFEGGLTLDYGRLGDSRSPVQRLVYLGAPLGWALSALVLWLAVGLSWQSAAVFGGVMVVTGPTVIAPMLRQARLRARPAQILQWEAIVNDPIGVLIAVLVLEVVLVLETGLSVGAAAWLIGSGIGFAAALGWAAGRFMALAFTRAWVPEYMKVPVLFVGVIAVFAATDSVLHETGLLAVTIMGMVLANAKLSSYAELHRFKEHATILLVSGVFVLMAASLDFATLGELTWRAALFVIFTVALARPLQVLIPLIGTKLPMNERWLIALTGPRGVVMVAVSGLFGDKLVEAGIADGAALAPLAFIIVLSTVVIHGFTLAPLARRLGLSGADRPGLLLVGGSPFAVALAQALKKAGVDTLVADTNRQHLTKARQAGIPTYYGDILGETAEHQVEFIAYPAVLAASDNDAYNTLVATDLGPHLGRDAVWQISRERDHARHALPAQLGGQRLEGRPTFQIANQRLAEGWTLRSTRLTEEYDMEDWAADRPGAEPFAVVSKTGSLRFATEGTPVTLAAGDWITAFLPPEQSRAEDAPAPEIAAEAADVARDHREKGETTS comes from the coding sequence ATGGACAGAGAGATGGTGCCGGGCCTCAGCCCGGTGCAGGTGGTGGCGCTGGTCGGTGTCCTGGGCGTGGGCGCGCAATGGCTGGCCTGGCGCTTCAAGCTGCCCGCGATCGTGCTGATGCTGGGGATCGGGCTGCTGGTCGGGCCGGTCTTCGGCCTGTTCCTGCCGGACCGCGACCTGGGGCCGATCTATCGCCCGCTGATCGCCGTGGCGGTCGCCATCATCCTGTTCGAGGGCGGGCTGACTCTGGATTACGGGCGCTTGGGCGACAGCCGGTCGCCGGTGCAGCGGCTGGTCTATCTGGGCGCGCCCCTGGGCTGGGCGCTGTCGGCGCTGGTCCTGTGGCTGGCGGTGGGCCTGTCCTGGCAGTCGGCGGCGGTCTTCGGCGGCGTCATGGTCGTGACCGGCCCCACCGTCATCGCGCCCATGCTGCGCCAGGCCCGCCTGCGCGCCCGGCCCGCCCAGATCCTGCAATGGGAGGCGATCGTCAACGACCCCATCGGCGTGCTGATCGCGGTGCTGGTCCTCGAGGTCGTGCTGGTGCTGGAGACCGGCCTGTCGGTCGGCGCGGCCGCCTGGCTCATCGGGTCGGGAATCGGCTTTGCCGCCGCCCTGGGCTGGGCCGCGGGCCGGTTCATGGCGCTTGCCTTCACCCGGGCCTGGGTGCCCGAATACATGAAGGTGCCGGTCCTGTTCGTGGGCGTCATCGCCGTCTTCGCCGCCACCGACAGCGTGCTGCACGAGACCGGCCTGCTGGCCGTGACCATCATGGGCATGGTCCTGGCCAACGCCAAGCTGTCCTCCTATGCCGAGCTGCACCGCTTCAAGGAACACGCGACGATCCTGCTGGTCTCGGGCGTGTTCGTGCTGATGGCGGCCTCGCTGGACTTCGCCACCCTGGGCGAGCTGACCTGGCGCGCGGCGCTGTTCGTGATCTTCACCGTGGCGCTGGCGCGGCCCCTGCAGGTGCTGATCCCGCTGATCGGGACCAAGCTGCCGATGAACGAGCGCTGGCTGATCGCCCTGACCGGCCCGCGCGGCGTGGTCATGGTCGCGGTCTCGGGCCTCTTCGGCGACAAGCTGGTCGAGGCGGGGATCGCGGACGGCGCGGCGCTGGCGCCCCTGGCCTTCATCATCGTGCTGTCGACCGTGGTCATCCACGGCTTCACGCTGGCGCCGCTGGCGCGCAGGCTGGGCCTGTCGGGGGCGGACCGTCCGGGCCTCTTGCTGGTCGGCGGGTCGCCCTTCGCGGTGGCCCTGGCGCAGGCGCTGAAGAAGGCGGGGGTCGACACGCTGGTCGCCGACACCAACCGCCAGCACCTCACCAAGGCGCGGCAGGCGGGCATTCCCACCTATTACGGCGACATCCTGGGCGAGACGGCGGAGCATCAGGTCGAGTTCATCGCCTATCCGGCGGTGCTGGCGGCCTCGGACAACGATGCCTACAACACGCTGGTCGCCACCGATCTGGGCCCGCATCTGGGCCGCGACGCCGTCTGGCAGATCAGCCGGGAACGCGATCACGCCCGCCATGCCCTGCCCGCGCAGCTGGGCGGGCAGCGGCTGGAGGGGCGGCCGACCTTCCAGATCGCCAACCAGCGCCTGGCCGAGGGCTGGACCCTGCGCAGCACCCGCCTGACCGAGGAATACGACATGGAGGACTGGGCCGCCGACCGTCCCGGCGCCGAGCCCTTCGCGGTTGTGTCCAAGACCGGCAGCCTGCGCTTTGCGACCGAGGGCACGCCGGTGACGCTGGCGGCGGGCGACTGGATCACCGCCTTCCTGCCCCCCGAACAGTCGCGGGCCGAGGATGCCCCCGCTCCCGAGATCGCGGCCGAGGCCGCCGACGTCGCCCGCGACCACCGCGAAAAGGGCGAAACCACCAGCTGA
- a CDS encoding glycoside hydrolase family 3 N-terminal domain-containing protein, with the protein MAADPVAGSATILGGIAGPTLTPDEAAFFREADPWGFILFGRNVDSPDQLRRLTGDLRAAVGRDAVITVDQEGGRVQRLRAPHWIDWPAPLDQAVAGPRAMWLRYHLIGQELRAVGIDSDCAPTLDVAQDATHPFLRNRCLGSDPARVALLGRAAADGLLAAGVLPVVKHMPGHGRALADSHHDLPVVDAALEDLDAMDFAPFRALNDLPMGMTAHIRFTALDDAPATASVRMIGLIRDRIGFDGLLMTDDITMNALSGTQAERAAASIAAGCDLVLHCNGTVAEMGPVVQAAGPLTPDAARRAEAALARRLSPADADLAALRAEWQTLVA; encoded by the coding sequence TTGGCGGCTGATCCGGTGGCCGGCAGCGCGACCATCCTGGGGGGCATCGCCGGCCCGACCCTGACCCCGGACGAGGCCGCCTTCTTCCGCGAGGCCGACCCTTGGGGCTTCATCCTCTTCGGGCGCAACGTGGACAGCCCCGACCAGCTGCGCCGCCTGACCGGCGATCTGCGCGCGGCGGTGGGCCGCGACGCGGTCATCACCGTCGATCAGGAGGGCGGGCGCGTCCAGCGCCTGCGCGCGCCCCATTGGATCGACTGGCCCGCGCCGCTGGATCAGGCGGTGGCGGGGCCGCGCGCGATGTGGCTGCGCTATCACCTGATCGGGCAGGAGTTGCGCGCGGTGGGCATCGACTCGGATTGCGCCCCCACGCTGGACGTGGCGCAGGACGCGACCCATCCCTTCCTGCGCAACCGCTGTCTGGGCTCCGACCCGGCCCGGGTGGCCCTGCTGGGCCGCGCGGCGGCGGACGGGCTGCTGGCGGCGGGCGTGCTGCCGGTGGTCAAGCACATGCCGGGCCACGGACGCGCCTTGGCCGACAGCCATCACGACCTGCCGGTGGTGGATGCGGCGCTGGAGGACCTGGATGCGATGGATTTCGCGCCCTTCCGCGCGTTGAACGATCTGCCGATGGGCATGACCGCACATATCCGCTTCACGGCGCTGGATGATGCGCCGGCCACGGCATCTGTCCGCATGATCGGGCTGATCCGCGACCGGATCGGCTTTGACGGGCTATTGATGACCGACGACATCACCATGAATGCCCTGTCGGGCACGCAGGCCGAGCGGGCGGCGGCCTCGATCGCGGCGGGCTGCGATCTGGTGCTGCATTGCAACGGCACGGTGGCCGAGATGGGCCCGGTCGTGCAGGCGGCAGGCCCCCTGACCCCGGATGCGGCCCGCCGGGCCGAGGCCGCGCTGGCCCGCCGCCTGTCGCCCGCCGACGCCGACCTTGCCGCGCTGCGCGCCGAATGGCAGACGCTGGTCGCCTGA
- the argS gene encoding arginine--tRNA ligase yields the protein MNLFTDLRGVVVEALDRMVQAGELPGGLDLANVTVEPPRDPAHGDMATNAAMVLAKPARMKPRDIADRLAARLTDPRITAAEVAGPGFLNLRLSPVVWQGVIAAALKAGPEFGRSDMGAGSKVNVEFVSANPTGPMHVGHVRGAVFGDALARLLSFSGHDVTREYYINDGGAQVDVLARSAYERYREANGLEPEIREGLYPGDYLIPVGEALKAKYGDSLLDRPEEDWLEEIRDFATERMMEQIRGDLAVLGVQMDVYSSEKALYGTGRIEAAIARLDAMGLIYRGTLEPPKGKLPEDWEAREQLLFRSSAHGDDVDRPIQKSDGAWTYFAPDIAYHWDKIDRGFDQLIDVFGADHGGYVKRMNAAVRALSNGRVPLDVKLIQLVKLYKNGEPFKMSKRAGTFVTLRDVVEEAGADVTRFIMLTRKNDAALDFDFARVLEQSKDNPVWYVQYASARVHSVLRRATEAGIAVDDSTLAGADLSVLAHPAELELARKVAEWPRLVEHAARAHEPHRVAFFLYELASDLHSLWNRGNDDTSLRFIQDGDAVTSQGKIALVRAVGVVISSGLAILGVTPAEEMR from the coding sequence ATGAACCTTTTCACGGATCTTCGCGGCGTCGTCGTCGAGGCGCTGGACCGGATGGTGCAGGCGGGCGAGCTGCCCGGGGGCCTGGACCTTGCCAATGTCACGGTCGAGCCGCCGCGCGATCCGGCGCATGGCGACATGGCGACCAATGCCGCGATGGTGCTGGCCAAGCCCGCCCGCATGAAGCCCCGCGACATCGCCGACCGGCTGGCCGCCCGCCTGACCGATCCGCGCATCACCGCCGCCGAGGTCGCAGGGCCCGGTTTCCTGAACCTGCGCCTGTCGCCCGTCGTCTGGCAGGGCGTGATCGCCGCGGCGCTGAAGGCCGGGCCCGAGTTCGGCCGCTCGGACATGGGGGCGGGGTCCAAGGTCAACGTGGAATTCGTCAGCGCCAACCCCACCGGCCCGATGCATGTGGGCCATGTGCGGGGCGCGGTCTTCGGCGATGCGCTGGCCCGCCTGCTGTCGTTCAGCGGCCATGACGTGACGCGCGAATACTACATCAACGACGGTGGCGCGCAGGTCGATGTGCTGGCCCGGTCCGCCTATGAACGCTATCGCGAGGCCAACGGGCTGGAGCCGGAAATCCGCGAGGGGCTGTATCCCGGCGACTATCTGATCCCGGTGGGCGAGGCGCTGAAGGCCAAGTACGGCGACAGCCTGCTGGACCGCCCCGAAGAGGACTGGCTGGAGGAGATCCGCGACTTCGCCACCGAACGGATGATGGAACAGATCCGCGGCGATCTGGCCGTCCTTGGCGTGCAGATGGATGTCTATTCCAGCGAAAAGGCGCTTTACGGCACCGGCCGGATCGAGGCCGCGATCGCGCGGCTGGACGCGATGGGCCTGATCTATCGCGGCACGCTGGAGCCCCCCAAGGGCAAGCTGCCCGAGGATTGGGAGGCGCGCGAGCAGCTGCTGTTCCGGTCCAGCGCGCATGGCGACGACGTGGACCGGCCGATCCAGAAATCGGACGGCGCCTGGACCTATTTCGCACCCGACATCGCCTATCACTGGGACAAGATCGACCGGGGCTTCGACCAGCTGATCGACGTCTTCGGCGCCGACCATGGCGGCTACGTCAAGCGCATGAACGCGGCCGTCCGCGCGCTGTCGAACGGCCGGGTGCCGCTGGACGTCAAGCTGATCCAGCTGGTGAAGCTCTACAAGAACGGCGAGCCGTTCAAGATGTCCAAGCGCGCCGGCACCTTCGTCACCCTGCGCGACGTGGTGGAGGAGGCGGGGGCAGATGTCACCCGCTTCATCATGCTGACGCGCAAGAACGACGCGGCGCTGGATTTCGACTTCGCCCGCGTGCTGGAACAGTCCAAGGACAACCCGGTCTGGTACGTGCAATATGCCAGCGCCCGCGTCCACTCGGTCCTGCGCCGCGCGACCGAGGCGGGTATCGCGGTCGACGATTCGACCCTGGCGGGTGCCGATCTGTCCGTTCTGGCCCATCCGGCCGAGCTGGAACTGGCCCGCAAGGTCGCCGAATGGCCGCGACTGGTCGAACATGCGGCACGCGCGCACGAGCCGCATCGCGTGGCCTTCTTCCTCTATGAACTGGCCTCCGACCTGCATTCGCTGTGGAATCGCGGCAATGACGACACCTCGCTGCGGTTCATCCAGGACGGCGACGCGGTCACAAGTCAGGGAAAAATTGCGCTGGTCCGGGCGGTTGGCGTTGTTATTTCATCCGGTCTCGCTATTCTTGGCGTCACTCCGGCGGAAGAAATGCGCTGA
- the lnt gene encoding apolipoprotein N-acyltransferase, protein MRTATRPPRLTRRGRPPLRRLLPDLGLGLVAALGLAPFGLWAATPLAMGLLLWRLARARPSAVFWHGLAAGFGWFALALSWIVEPFLVDIARHGWMAPFALILMALGGALFWAVPAWVAARLARGWRQQAVAIAAALILSDWLRGWIFTGFPWAQIGHVWIDTPIGQTAAVTGALGLGVVTLTMAALPGLLWRPAHRAPLLPGTLLALLLLAGLWAAGLSRLAQPLPPDRDLTLRVVQPNAAQHLKWDPEWSAVFFRRLLDLSAEPGPRDLVIWPETAVNFLLEDAGPVLSAMSQAAGAPLIMGIQRREGSRFYNSLATVAPGGEVGQIYDKFHLVPFGEYIPWGDALARIGITAFAAQQGNGYSAGAGPGTLSLPGIPDLQPLICYEAIFPQHLRALDQRPGWLLQATNDAWFGAVSGPYQHLAQARLRAIETGLPLVRAANTGVSAIIDARGRIRASLPLNEAGRIDAPLPGALPPTVWSRLGNAPVLALLVLILAASLAPRRRRRT, encoded by the coding sequence ATGCGCACGGCGACCCGCCCTCCCCGACTGACGCGCAGGGGCCGCCCGCCCCTGCGCCGTCTGCTTCCCGATCTGGGCCTGGGGCTGGTCGCGGCCTTGGGCCTTGCACCCTTCGGGCTATGGGCCGCGACGCCCCTGGCGATGGGCCTCCTGCTCTGGCGCCTCGCCCGCGCGCGCCCCTCGGCGGTCTTCTGGCATGGCTTGGCCGCCGGCTTCGGCTGGTTCGCCCTCGCCCTGTCCTGGATCGTCGAGCCCTTCCTGGTCGACATCGCCCGCCACGGCTGGATGGCTCCCTTTGCCCTGATCCTGATGGCGCTTGGCGGCGCGCTGTTCTGGGCGGTGCCGGCCTGGGTCGCCGCCCGGCTGGCACGGGGCTGGCGCCAACAGGCGGTGGCCATCGCGGCGGCGCTGATCCTGTCGGACTGGCTGCGCGGCTGGATCTTCACCGGCTTTCCCTGGGCCCAGATCGGCCATGTCTGGATCGACACGCCGATCGGCCAGACCGCCGCCGTGACCGGCGCCCTGGGCCTCGGCGTCGTGACCCTGACCATGGCCGCGCTGCCGGGCCTGCTGTGGCGCCCCGCCCATCGCGCCCCGCTGCTGCCCGGGACCCTGCTGGCGCTGCTGCTGCTGGCGGGCCTCTGGGCCGCAGGCCTGTCGCGCCTGGCCCAGCCTTTGCCCCCGGACCGCGACCTGACCCTGCGCGTTGTCCAGCCCAACGCGGCCCAGCACCTCAAATGGGATCCCGAGTGGTCGGCGGTCTTCTTCCGCCGACTGCTGGACCTGTCGGCCGAGCCCGGCCCCCGCGATCTGGTCATCTGGCCCGAGACGGCGGTGAACTTCCTGCTGGAGGATGCCGGCCCGGTCCTGTCCGCGATGTCGCAGGCCGCGGGCGCCCCCCTGATCATGGGCATCCAGCGCCGCGAGGGTAGCCGCTTCTACAACAGCCTCGCCACCGTGGCCCCGGGCGGAGAGGTAGGCCAGATCTACGACAAGTTCCACCTCGTACCCTTCGGCGAATACATCCCCTGGGGCGACGCGCTGGCCCGGATCGGCATCACCGCCTTCGCGGCGCAGCAGGGCAACGGCTATTCCGCCGGTGCGGGCCCGGGAACGCTGTCCCTTCCCGGCATCCCCGACCTGCAGCCGCTCATCTGCTACGAGGCGATCTTTCCCCAGCACCTGCGCGCCCTGGACCAGCGTCCCGGCTGGCTGCTGCAGGCGACCAACGACGCCTGGTTCGGCGCCGTCTCGGGCCCCTACCAGCACCTGGCCCAGGCCCGGCTGCGCGCGATCGAGACCGGCCTGCCGCTCGTCCGCGCCGCCAATACCGGCGTCAGCGCCATCATCGACGCGCGCGGCCGGATCCGCGCCAGCCTGCCCCTGAACGAGGCGGGCCGGATCGACGCCCCCCTGCCCGGCGCCCTGCCCCCCACCGTCTGGAGCCGCCTCGGCAACGCGCCCGTGCTGGCGCTCCTGGTGCTGATCCTCGCAGCCAGCCTTGCGCCGCGCCGCAGGCGCCGGACCTGA
- a CDS encoding BolA family protein, giving the protein MIADRMTERLAVLAPTRLEVTDESEGHRGHAGFREGGESHFRIRMASPAFAGLSRIARHRLVHATLGDIVPQIHALALELSES; this is encoded by the coding sequence ATGATCGCGGACAGAATGACCGAACGCCTGGCAGTACTGGCCCCCACCCGGCTGGAGGTGACCGACGAAAGCGAGGGCCATCGCGGCCATGCGGGCTTTCGCGAGGGCGGCGAGAGCCATTTCCGCATCCGCATGGCCAGCCCGGCCTTCGCGGGCCTGTCGCGGATCGCCCGGCACCGGCTGGTCCATGCGACCCTGGGCGACATCGTGCCGCAGATCCACGCCCTCGCGCTGGAGTTGTCCGAAAGCTGA
- the glpX gene encoding class II fructose-bisphosphatase — protein sequence MTAPQDFNDRMLSLGLARVSEAAAHASARLIGRGDEKAADQAAVNAMRDQLNMLDIKGVVVIGEGERDEAPMLFIGEEVGTGNGPDVDIALDPLEGTTLTAKDMPNALTVIAMAPRGTLLHAPDVYMDKLAVGPGYPVDVVGLDMAPAERVRALAAARGCKPSDITVCILERPRHEDLIAEVRQTGAAIRLITDGDVAGVIHCAEAALTGIDMYMGSGGAPEGVLAASALKCMGGQMWGRLLFRNEDERGRARKAGITDLDRIYARDDLVTDDVIFAATGVTDGSIVAGVRREPGYLTTETILMRSKTGSVRRMTYRNPVR from the coding sequence ATGACCGCGCCTCAGGATTTCAACGACCGGATGCTGTCCCTGGGCCTGGCCCGCGTCAGCGAGGCGGCCGCCCACGCCTCGGCCCGCCTGATCGGACGCGGCGACGAGAAGGCCGCCGACCAGGCCGCCGTCAACGCCATGCGCGACCAACTGAACATGCTGGACATCAAGGGCGTCGTCGTGATCGGCGAGGGCGAGCGCGACGAAGCGCCGATGCTGTTCATCGGCGAGGAGGTGGGCACCGGCAACGGCCCCGACGTGGACATCGCGCTGGACCCGCTGGAGGGTACCACGCTGACCGCCAAGGACATGCCCAATGCCCTGACCGTCATCGCCATGGCGCCGCGCGGCACGCTGCTGCACGCGCCCGACGTCTACATGGACAAGCTGGCCGTGGGCCCGGGCTATCCGGTCGACGTGGTGGGCCTGGACATGGCCCCGGCCGAGCGCGTCCGCGCCCTGGCCGCGGCCCGCGGCTGCAAGCCCTCGGACATCACCGTCTGCATCCTGGAACGCCCCCGCCACGAGGATCTGATCGCCGAGGTCCGCCAGACCGGCGCGGCCATCCGCCTGATCACCGACGGCGACGTGGCCGGCGTCATCCATTGCGCCGAGGCCGCGCTGACTGGCATCGACATGTACATGGGCTCGGGCGGGGCGCCCGAGGGCGTGCTGGCGGCCTCGGCGCTCAAATGCATGGGCGGGCAGATGTGGGGCCGGCTGCTGTTTCGCAACGAGGACGAGAGGGGCCGCGCTCGCAAGGCGGGGATCACCGACCTGGACCGCATCTATGCGCGCGACGACCTGGTGACCGACGACGTGATCTTTGCCGCGACCGGGGTGACCGACGGATCCATCGTGGCGGGCGTCAGGCGCGAGCCGGGCTATCTGACGACCGAGACCATCCTGATGCGGTCCAAGACCGGATCGGTGCGGCGGATGACCTATCGCAACCCGGTCAGGTGA
- a CDS encoding J domain-containing protein, protein MSKNDPFGFDISAAKDKKRKTKGRRGMSGAFETSTRVCEREGCDEPGQYRAPKNPRNLDDYFWFCKEHVRDYNANWNYFQGQSEEEFQQFIDNATVWERPTKPFGRSAAEDKWARHGVSDPLEILGANGTAPESRAQSSARKLPPTERRALDILEAKDHWTRAEIRKQYKSLVKDLHPDMNGGDRSDEDRLSEVVWAWDQIKESRFIRD, encoded by the coding sequence ATGAGCAAGAACGACCCGTTTGGTTTCGACATATCCGCCGCCAAGGACAAGAAGCGCAAGACCAAGGGCCGGCGCGGCATGTCGGGGGCGTTCGAGACCTCGACCCGCGTCTGCGAGCGCGAGGGCTGCGACGAGCCGGGCCAGTACCGTGCCCCCAAGAATCCGCGCAATCTGGACGACTATTTCTGGTTCTGCAAAGAGCATGTCCGCGACTACAACGCGAACTGGAACTACTTCCAGGGCCAGTCCGAGGAAGAGTTCCAGCAGTTCATCGACAATGCCACCGTGTGGGAGCGCCCCACCAAGCCCTTCGGCCGCTCGGCCGCCGAGGACAAATGGGCCCGCCACGGCGTCAGCGATCCGCTGGAGATCCTGGGCGCCAACGGCACCGCGCCCGAATCGCGCGCGCAGTCCAGCGCCCGCAAGCTGCCGCCCACCGAGCGCCGCGCGCTGGACATCCTGGAGGCCAAGGACCACTGGACCCGCGCCGAGATCCGCAAGCAGTACAAGTCGCTGGTCAAGGACCTGCATCCCGACATGAACGGCGGCGACCGGTCGGACGAGGATCGCCTGTCCGAGGTGGTCTGGGCCTGGGACCAGATCAAGGAGAGCCGCTTCATCCGCGACTGA